Proteins from a genomic interval of Nitrospina gracilis Nb-211:
- a CDS encoding tetratricopeptide repeat protein has translation MKFQEEETLKQIIRQNPGDPDPHCDLGDYYVELNRYEDAEAHYNQALGYDAECAEALLGLGIVRHRQQRYPEAEKYYRASLKLDTENSRTLNNLGSLYHDQERWDEAEREYRTALEIDPDYALPYNNLGLLHARRQDFSAAKKAFETAMQLDPEYDQAHYNLGNLYFDHQQYALAEKEYQKSLRLNPDSAFTHHELGNLYYHLGRFEEAEQEFQESLFLDPKFDAAHVSLGNLYIDTDRLHDAEDAINKALSIDPTSVDALHSLALIHFQSGQFEQAEKEWRACLQREPDNASFYNNLGNSLSSMERWGEAIEIYRKAFELEPDNPLPLFNLGLVYEDMDRPQEAEQHYLHALRLNPKHISALVNIANLYSNTGQSDEATSYLKQALELDPQHAKAHFGLACILEDEGDYPRAEQHFRTVLEQEPDNQFAWRKLGSVHLESENPRAALEAFLKAAELDPHEPVHYFYLGVTYQDLDDPRSAEASYLKALHLQPDNASVCNNLGLLYLHEDRYQEAERLLREALLHAPEDTNALYNLGLVLDRVGKFEEAETVYRRALDLSPNDAQIWNNLGLAQFARNRLQEAEEALKEAVQRDPTYPLAHFNLGLVYEARLKNKEAENEFQEATRLDPSLDETRSLVQQARKHQKSDGFIERLFKFLKR, from the coding sequence ATGAAATTTCAGGAAGAAGAAACTTTAAAGCAGATCATCCGGCAGAACCCCGGCGACCCGGACCCGCATTGCGATCTCGGCGACTATTACGTCGAGCTCAACCGCTACGAGGACGCGGAGGCACATTACAACCAGGCTCTCGGTTACGACGCGGAATGCGCCGAAGCCCTGTTGGGTCTCGGCATCGTGCGCCACCGCCAGCAACGTTACCCTGAAGCCGAGAAATATTACCGCGCCAGCCTCAAACTGGACACGGAGAACTCCCGCACGCTCAACAATCTTGGCAGTCTGTACCATGACCAGGAACGCTGGGACGAGGCGGAGCGGGAGTACCGCACCGCGCTGGAGATCGATCCCGATTACGCCCTGCCGTACAACAACCTCGGCCTTCTGCATGCCCGCCGGCAGGATTTCAGCGCCGCCAAAAAGGCATTCGAGACCGCCATGCAACTGGACCCGGAATACGACCAGGCGCATTACAATCTGGGCAACCTTTATTTCGACCACCAGCAATACGCACTGGCGGAAAAGGAATACCAGAAATCCCTGCGGCTCAATCCGGACTCCGCCTTCACGCACCACGAACTCGGCAACCTGTATTACCATCTCGGCCGTTTCGAAGAAGCGGAACAAGAGTTCCAGGAGTCCCTGTTTCTCGATCCCAAATTCGATGCCGCCCACGTGAGCCTGGGCAACCTGTATATCGACACCGATCGCCTGCACGACGCCGAAGACGCCATCAACAAGGCGCTCTCCATCGACCCCACCTCCGTGGACGCACTTCACAGCCTGGCGCTCATCCATTTCCAAAGCGGTCAGTTCGAACAGGCGGAGAAAGAATGGCGTGCGTGCCTCCAGCGGGAACCGGATAACGCTTCTTTTTACAATAACCTAGGGAACAGCCTTTCGTCCATGGAGCGCTGGGGCGAAGCCATCGAAATTTACCGTAAAGCCTTCGAGCTGGAGCCGGACAATCCCCTGCCGTTGTTCAACCTGGGCCTGGTGTACGAAGATATGGACCGCCCTCAGGAAGCGGAACAGCATTACCTGCACGCATTGCGTTTGAACCCCAAGCACATCTCGGCGCTGGTCAACATCGCCAACCTGTATTCCAACACCGGGCAAAGCGACGAAGCGACTTCTTACCTGAAACAGGCGCTGGAACTCGACCCGCAACACGCCAAGGCGCATTTCGGGCTGGCCTGCATTCTGGAAGATGAAGGCGATTACCCGCGGGCGGAGCAGCATTTCCGCACGGTCCTCGAACAGGAGCCGGACAACCAGTTCGCATGGCGCAAGCTGGGTTCGGTGCACCTCGAATCCGAAAACCCACGGGCGGCGCTGGAAGCGTTCCTCAAGGCCGCCGAGCTCGATCCGCACGAACCGGTGCATTATTTTTACCTCGGCGTCACCTACCAGGATCTGGACGATCCCCGTAGCGCCGAGGCCTCCTACCTGAAAGCCCTGCATCTGCAACCCGACAACGCCTCGGTGTGCAACAATCTCGGCTTGCTTTACCTGCATGAGGATCGCTATCAGGAAGCGGAACGTCTTCTGCGTGAAGCGCTGTTGCATGCACCGGAAGACACCAACGCGCTGTACAACCTGGGACTGGTGCTGGACCGCGTCGGGAAGTTTGAAGAAGCGGAGACCGTTTACCGCCGCGCCCTGGATCTGTCTCCCAACGACGCGCAGATCTGGAACAACCTCGGCCTCGCGCAGTTCGCCCGCAACCGCCTGCAGGAAGCGGAGGAAGCGTTGAAGGAAGCGGTGCAACGCGACCCCACCTACCCGCTCGCGCACTTCAACCTCGGGCTCGTGTACGAAGCACGCCTGAAAAATAAGGAAGCGGAAAACGAGTTTCAGGAAGCGACGCGGCTCGACCCCAGTCTCGACGAGACGCGGAGCCTCGTGCAACAGGCGCGGAAGCACCAGAAGTCCGACGGATTCATCGAACGTCTGTTCAAATTTCTGAAAAGATAA
- the rpe gene encoding ribulose-phosphate 3-epimerase, producing MVKIAPSILSADFSRLGEEVKAVEKAGADWIHVDVMDGAFVPNITVGPPVVESLRKVTDLPLDCHLMIENADKYIADFVSAGADIISVHVEACPHLHRTIQTIKEHGIKAGVVLNPATTLFALDEIIEDVDMVLLMSVNPGFGGQKFIQQVLGKIQLLRNTLDQSDADIDVQVDGGVNPDNVNIVKKAGANVIVAGSAIFNAPDYKEAIDALRNN from the coding sequence ATGGTCAAGATTGCACCTTCCATTTTGTCTGCCGATTTCAGCCGGCTGGGAGAAGAAGTGAAGGCGGTCGAAAAAGCGGGCGCGGACTGGATTCATGTCGATGTCATGGACGGCGCATTTGTGCCGAACATCACCGTCGGTCCGCCCGTGGTGGAGAGCCTGCGCAAGGTCACCGACCTGCCGCTCGACTGCCACCTGATGATCGAGAACGCGGACAAGTACATCGCCGATTTTGTTTCCGCCGGCGCGGACATCATCTCCGTTCACGTGGAAGCGTGTCCGCATCTGCACCGCACCATTCAGACGATCAAGGAGCACGGCATCAAGGCGGGCGTCGTGCTCAATCCCGCAACGACGTTGTTTGCGCTCGATGAAATCATCGAAGACGTGGACATGGTCCTGCTTATGTCTGTGAATCCGGGTTTTGGCGGGCAGAAGTTCATCCAGCAGGTGCTGGGAAAAATCCAACTGCTTCGCAATACGCTGGATCAATCGGACGCGGACATCGACGTGCAGGTGGACGGCGGCGTGAACCCGGACAATGTGAACATCGTGAAGAAAGCCGGGGCGAACGTGATCGTCGCCGGTTCCGCCATCTTCAACGCCCCCGACTACAAGGAGGCGATCGACGCCCTGCGCAACAACTGA
- a CDS encoding chloride channel protein, which produces MAAETIAFTERTRQFFAKEYNLLILAALTGVLAGAASTLFRGMIDFFENVFSPSGILGGVPESAVPWLMPLMPMLGGLIIGCGWKWLPRMMEENGIYKVTEAMALRDGKVPRSTIVMCATASSITIGSGGSAGRVAPTVQICAAIGSLVGQLFRMSTNRLRVFVGCGAAAGIAASFNAPLAGVIFSMEIILGEYAIHSFSPIVIASVLGTVTGRALHGNELTFQTPVHEVVTPWEIFFYLILGVLCGLAAQLFISTYFKVQKLFDDKKNIPVILKPALGGLLVGLLAIALPQVRGNGFDILEQALNGELIWYLTLILIFGKTLATGTTLGSGGIGGIFSPSLFVGAMTGATFGFAVHGLLPEWTATSETYALVGMGATASAVVQGPLTAILILFEMTNDYTIILPSMVCCIVAAYTSRRFSKHSLYVQALLNKGIDLNQGRLVSVLRTIYVRDVMSKEAVIFQEDTPFKEVVERVAQVRDLHYPMLNAEGKLTGILAFSDIREAVLNHDGTVDKDTLTAKDLATPDPVTLVPHNNLNEAIEKFTGLDVDQIPVVGVSDPNQILGMLNRADVEAVYNREKLIQNMES; this is translated from the coding sequence ATGGCAGCGGAAACCATTGCATTCACCGAACGCACACGCCAGTTTTTCGCGAAAGAGTACAACCTTCTCATCCTCGCGGCGCTGACCGGGGTGCTCGCGGGCGCGGCATCCACGCTGTTCCGCGGTATGATCGATTTTTTTGAAAACGTGTTTTCGCCGTCCGGCATCTTGGGCGGCGTGCCGGAGTCGGCGGTGCCGTGGCTCATGCCGCTCATGCCCATGCTGGGCGGATTGATCATAGGTTGCGGCTGGAAGTGGTTGCCCAGGATGATGGAGGAGAACGGCATCTATAAGGTGACCGAAGCGATGGCGCTCCGCGACGGCAAGGTGCCCAGGAGCACTATCGTGATGTGCGCCACCGCGTCGTCGATCACCATCGGCTCCGGTGGCTCGGCGGGACGCGTTGCGCCCACGGTTCAGATCTGCGCCGCCATCGGCTCTTTGGTCGGACAACTGTTCCGCATGTCCACAAATCGACTGCGTGTGTTCGTCGGTTGCGGCGCGGCGGCGGGCATTGCCGCTTCCTTCAATGCACCGCTCGCGGGCGTCATCTTCTCCATGGAAATCATTCTGGGCGAATACGCCATCCACTCGTTCAGTCCCATCGTCATCGCCTCGGTGCTGGGCACGGTGACGGGACGCGCCCTGCACGGCAACGAACTCACCTTCCAGACTCCCGTGCACGAGGTGGTGACGCCGTGGGAGATTTTCTTTTACCTCATTCTCGGCGTGCTGTGCGGACTGGCGGCGCAATTGTTCATCTCGACCTATTTCAAAGTTCAGAAACTGTTCGACGATAAAAAAAACATCCCGGTCATCCTGAAACCCGCGCTGGGCGGACTGCTGGTCGGTCTCCTCGCCATCGCTTTGCCGCAGGTGCGGGGCAACGGGTTCGACATCCTCGAACAGGCGCTGAACGGGGAGTTGATCTGGTACCTGACCCTGATTCTCATCTTCGGGAAAACCCTGGCGACGGGCACCACGCTGGGTTCGGGCGGCATTGGCGGCATCTTTTCGCCCAGCCTGTTCGTCGGTGCCATGACGGGCGCGACGTTCGGCTTCGCGGTGCACGGCCTGCTTCCGGAATGGACCGCCACCAGCGAGACCTACGCGCTGGTGGGCATGGGCGCGACTGCCAGCGCCGTGGTGCAGGGCCCCCTCACCGCCATACTCATCCTGTTCGAGATGACCAACGACTACACCATCATCCTGCCCAGCATGGTGTGTTGCATCGTCGCCGCCTACACATCGCGCCGCTTCAGCAAACACTCGCTGTACGTGCAGGCTCTGCTCAACAAGGGCATCGACCTCAATCAGGGCCGGCTGGTGTCGGTTCTGCGCACCATCTACGTGCGCGACGTCATGAGCAAGGAGGCGGTGATCTTTCAGGAAGACACGCCGTTCAAGGAAGTGGTCGAGCGCGTGGCGCAGGTGCGCGACCTGCATTACCCGATGCTGAACGCAGAAGGCAAACTGACCGGCATCCTCGCGTTCAGCGATATCCGGGAAGCCGTGCTCAACCACGACGGCACCGTGGACAAGGACACACTCACCGCCAAAGATCTTGCCACACCGGACCCGGTGACGCTGGTGCCGCACAACAATCTGAACGAAGCCATCGAAAAATTCACCGGACTCGACGTCGATCAGATACCCGTGGTCGGCGTGAGCGATCCCAACCAGATTCTCGGCATGCTCAACCGTGCCGATGTGGAGGCGGTGTACAACCGCGAAAAATTAATTCAAAACATGGAAAGCTGA
- a CDS encoding FAD:protein FMN transferase: MIPVRPFLIYGLLFIALLASACSQSQSAEPMRRTQFIMGTLVEITVVNADANVVQTAANQAFDEMSRIEKLMSTYIADSEISRINEAAGKEAIPVSAEVLEIIQAGIQWGEKTKGIFDITIHPLVEAWDFDNGGETVPSPEQLKTATHLVNFRDIRIQGNTVRLAREGMAINLGGIAKGYAVDRAITILKGLVPNGIVNAGGDLYAFGQRGPNQPWVIGLQHPRKPQGVLASFALSNQAVATSGDYQRYFMKGEKRYHHILDPATGLPAEGPISVTVMAPTVMDADALSTAVFIMGKDKGIEWIESMDGVEAMVIDGTGAAHFSSGFNKLPQFAMNAF; encoded by the coding sequence ATGATCCCTGTTCGCCCGTTTCTCATATACGGTTTGTTGTTCATCGCCCTGCTTGCTTCCGCCTGTTCCCAGTCGCAGTCCGCGGAACCCATGCGCCGCACGCAGTTCATCATGGGCACACTGGTGGAGATCACCGTCGTCAATGCCGATGCCAATGTGGTGCAGACCGCCGCCAACCAGGCGTTCGACGAGATGAGCCGCATCGAGAAACTGATGAGCACCTACATCGCCGACTCGGAAATCTCACGCATCAACGAAGCGGCGGGCAAGGAAGCCATTCCCGTGTCGGCAGAGGTGTTGGAGATCATCCAGGCGGGCATCCAATGGGGGGAGAAAACCAAAGGCATCTTCGACATCACCATCCACCCGCTGGTCGAAGCGTGGGATTTCGACAACGGCGGCGAGACGGTGCCCTCGCCGGAACAACTCAAAACCGCAACGCATCTCGTCAACTTCCGCGATATCCGCATCCAGGGCAACACGGTGCGGCTGGCGCGTGAAGGCATGGCGATCAATCTGGGCGGCATCGCCAAAGGATACGCGGTGGATCGTGCCATCACCATTCTGAAAGGACTGGTGCCGAACGGCATCGTCAACGCCGGCGGCGACCTCTATGCCTTCGGCCAGCGTGGGCCCAACCAGCCGTGGGTGATCGGCCTGCAACACCCGCGCAAACCGCAGGGCGTGCTGGCGTCGTTCGCACTGTCCAACCAGGCGGTGGCGACCTCCGGCGATTACCAGCGCTATTTCATGAAAGGCGAGAAACGGTACCACCACATCCTCGACCCCGCCACGGGCCTGCCTGCGGAAGGACCCATCTCCGTCACCGTGATGGCGCCGACGGTGATGGACGCCGACGCGTTGTCCACGGCGGTGTTCATCATGGGAAAAGACAAGGGGATCGAGTGGATCGAGTCGATGGACGGCGTGGAGGCGATGGTGATCGATGGAACCGGAGCCGCGCACTTCAGCTCCGGCTTCAACAAACTGCCGCAGTTCGCCATGAACGCGTTTTGA
- a CDS encoding heavy metal translocating P-type ATPase: MPETKTRETKSLSLPIQGMSCASCAARIEKKVGEVPGVNKVSVNFGAEQAAVEYDPETATPDAIVDIIKNMGYDVPAVQKTFPVEGMSCASCVGRVEKKLRGLDGVVDVNVNLASERATVSYMEARVGLPDFRKALADIGYSVPDVELVEEAATQEAEDARHQREYRTLQFKFASSLGLAVAIMTLGMTGWIEDTTTAHWLLLVLATPVQFWGGWQFYKGTWAGLKHGYADMNTLIAVGTTVAYAYSVAVTVLPQLAASFGTELAVYYDTSAMIIALVLMGRMLEARAKGRTSEAIRKLMGMQAKTARVERDGIEQDLPIDQVEVGDIVSVRPGERVPVDGTIIEGQTAIDESMISGESVPVEKKEGDEVIGASINKTGYFKMKATRLGKDSVLAHIIRMVQEAQGSKAPVQRLVDQVAGVFVPVVIVIALVAFGFWWLVGPSVATLPTEPVLFAMMIFISVMIIACPCALGLATPTAIMVGTGKGAEMGVLIKGGETLEQAQKLNTIVFDKTGTLTEGKPVVRDVWVADGVDPDEKTLLMYAASLEKGSEHPLGVAIVEYAKGKNVALKPAQEFKALPGFGVQAKVDGHDVALGNLRMMQDAGLDVEPVREKVETFGGEGKTAMLVKVDGRIAGIVTAADRVRPESKSAIQSLKQRGLEIVMITGDNKKTAEAVGKELGIDRVLAEVLPADKASQVKRLQDEGRFVAMVGDGINDAPALAQANIGIAMGSGTDVAIETADITLMTHDLNAVVDAIELSRRTMSKIRQNLFWAFFYNVLGIPIAAGVLYPFNGVLLQPMFAAAAMSFSSVSVVSNSLLLKRFTSSRTA; this comes from the coding sequence ATGCCGGAAACGAAAACCCGCGAAACCAAAAGTCTGTCGCTCCCCATTCAGGGAATGAGTTGTGCCAGTTGCGCCGCGCGCATCGAGAAAAAGGTGGGAGAGGTGCCGGGTGTGAACAAGGTCAGCGTCAATTTCGGCGCGGAACAGGCGGCGGTGGAGTACGATCCGGAGACGGCCACGCCAGACGCCATCGTCGACATCATCAAGAATATGGGCTATGACGTGCCCGCCGTGCAGAAGACGTTTCCGGTCGAGGGCATGTCCTGCGCCTCGTGTGTCGGGCGGGTGGAAAAGAAACTGCGCGGACTCGACGGCGTCGTCGATGTGAACGTCAACCTTGCCAGCGAACGCGCCACGGTGAGTTACATGGAAGCGCGCGTGGGTCTGCCGGATTTTCGCAAGGCGCTGGCGGACATCGGGTACTCCGTGCCCGACGTGGAATTGGTGGAAGAGGCCGCAACGCAGGAAGCGGAAGATGCGCGTCATCAACGCGAGTACCGCACGTTGCAGTTCAAGTTTGCTTCGAGCCTGGGGCTTGCCGTTGCCATCATGACGCTCGGCATGACCGGGTGGATTGAAGACACCACGACCGCACACTGGCTGTTGCTGGTGCTGGCGACGCCGGTGCAGTTCTGGGGCGGCTGGCAATTTTATAAGGGTACGTGGGCAGGACTCAAACACGGTTACGCCGACATGAACACGCTGATCGCTGTCGGCACCACGGTGGCCTATGCCTACAGCGTCGCGGTGACGGTCCTGCCGCAACTGGCCGCGTCCTTCGGCACGGAACTCGCGGTGTATTACGACACCTCGGCGATGATCATCGCTCTCGTTTTGATGGGCCGCATGCTGGAGGCGCGAGCGAAAGGGCGCACCTCGGAAGCCATCCGCAAGCTCATGGGCATGCAGGCGAAGACCGCGCGCGTTGAACGTGATGGTATAGAGCAGGACCTGCCCATCGACCAGGTGGAGGTGGGAGACATCGTTTCCGTGCGGCCCGGCGAGCGCGTGCCGGTGGACGGAACGATTATTGAAGGCCAGACGGCGATCGACGAGTCGATGATCTCCGGCGAAAGTGTGCCTGTCGAAAAGAAGGAAGGCGACGAGGTCATCGGCGCCAGCATCAACAAGACCGGTTACTTCAAAATGAAAGCCACGCGGCTGGGCAAGGACTCGGTGCTGGCGCACATCATCCGCATGGTGCAGGAGGCGCAAGGGTCGAAAGCGCCGGTGCAGAGGCTGGTGGACCAGGTCGCGGGCGTTTTCGTGCCGGTGGTCATTGTGATCGCGCTCGTGGCATTCGGCTTCTGGTGGCTGGTGGGTCCGTCGGTGGCCACTCTGCCCACCGAGCCCGTACTGTTCGCCATGATGATTTTCATCTCGGTGATGATCATCGCCTGCCCGTGCGCGCTGGGACTGGCCACGCCGACGGCCATCATGGTCGGCACCGGCAAGGGTGCGGAGATGGGTGTGCTCATCAAGGGTGGCGAGACATTGGAGCAGGCGCAAAAACTGAACACCATCGTGTTCGATAAAACCGGCACCCTCACCGAAGGCAAGCCGGTGGTGCGCGACGTGTGGGTGGCGGACGGCGTGGATCCCGATGAGAAGACGCTGTTGATGTATGCGGCTTCCCTGGAAAAAGGTTCGGAGCATCCGCTGGGCGTGGCCATCGTCGAATACGCGAAGGGAAAAAACGTTGCGCTCAAACCCGCCCAGGAGTTCAAGGCCCTGCCGGGTTTTGGGGTGCAGGCGAAAGTGGATGGGCACGACGTTGCGCTCGGCAACCTGCGCATGATGCAGGACGCGGGGCTCGATGTCGAACCGGTGCGCGAAAAGGTGGAGACGTTCGGCGGAGAAGGCAAGACCGCCATGCTGGTGAAGGTGGACGGCCGCATCGCGGGCATCGTCACCGCCGCCGACCGCGTTCGCCCGGAATCGAAATCCGCCATCCAGAGTTTGAAACAGCGCGGGCTGGAGATCGTGATGATCACCGGCGACAACAAAAAGACCGCCGAAGCGGTGGGGAAAGAGCTTGGCATCGACCGCGTTCTGGCGGAGGTGTTGCCTGCCGACAAGGCGAGCCAGGTGAAGCGGCTTCAGGACGAAGGCCGGTTCGTGGCGATGGTGGGCGACGGCATCAACGACGCGCCGGCGCTGGCGCAGGCGAACATCGGCATCGCCATGGGATCGGGAACCGACGTGGCCATCGAGACCGCCGACATCACGCTCATGACGCACGACCTGAACGCGGTGGTGGACGCCATCGAGCTCAGCCGCCGGACCATGAGCAAGATCCGGCAGAACCTGTTCTGGGCGTTTTTCTACAACGTGCTCGGCATCCCTATCGCCGCAGGCGTGCTGTATCCGTTCAACGGCGTGTTGCTGCAACCGATGTTCGCCGCGGCGGCGATGTCGTTCAGCTCCGTCTCCGTGGTCAGCAATTCTCTGCTCTTGAAACGGTTCACCTCAAGCCGCACTGCCTGA
- a CDS encoding copper-translocating P-type ATPase, whose product MTPNDTGHTSHHNHGQHGPHEHHAHEHGSGHASHPHRHADHGGEHAGHGDHTAMVEDFKKRFWISLIISIPIVLFSPMIQEVFGLHEKLHFPGHFLLLFGLSSVVYFYGGWPFLKGLWDEVTDKAPGMMTLIGVAVTSAYAYSSAVVFGLPGKMFFWELVTLIDIMLLGHWIEMKSVMGAGKALDQLAALMPDTAHRLKEDGEVEDVPVSELKSRDRLLIKPGEKVPADAVIVKGQTSVNESMLTGESKPIEKTEGDTVIGGSINGEGSLTIEVKHTEEESFLSGVIKLVQDAQASKSKTQNLANRAAFWLTVIALGLGAVTLFVWLGLTEKDFAFAMERTVTVMVITCPHALGLAVPLVVAVSTAIAARNGLLIRNRTAFEEARNTQAIVFDKTGTLTQGEFGITDVLVFDNDIKENELVSYAASIEQHSEHAIAKGVVKDSKEKRDVDDFKAIPGKGAQGTVQGKSIKVVSPGYLREKKINIKEHDARIQELGNQGKTVVFVLIDDRLKGAIALADIIRPESKEAVAQLKKMGIRCIMLTGDKKEVAEYVAREIGLDEVIAEVLPDQKASTIKGIQNRGLITAMTGDGVNDAPALAQADVGIAVGAGTDVAIETADIILVKSNPNDVASIIGLAKTTYNKMIQNLIWATGYNIVAIPAAAGVLYPFGIVLSPAVGAIFMSASTVICALNAKMLKI is encoded by the coding sequence ATGACGCCAAATGATACGGGTCACACATCTCACCACAACCATGGACAACATGGCCCTCATGAACATCATGCCCATGAACACGGTTCGGGACACGCCAGCCACCCACACAGGCATGCAGATCATGGCGGGGAGCATGCGGGGCACGGAGACCATACTGCCATGGTGGAGGATTTTAAAAAGCGGTTCTGGATTTCTTTGATTATTTCTATCCCCATAGTCCTTTTTTCACCCATGATTCAGGAGGTTTTCGGGCTGCACGAGAAACTGCATTTCCCCGGTCACTTTCTGCTGTTGTTTGGCCTGTCTTCGGTAGTCTATTTTTACGGCGGCTGGCCTTTCCTGAAAGGCCTGTGGGATGAAGTGACCGATAAAGCCCCCGGAATGATGACGCTGATCGGGGTTGCCGTGACGTCCGCGTATGCTTATTCGTCGGCGGTAGTGTTCGGGCTTCCGGGCAAAATGTTTTTCTGGGAGTTGGTGACTCTGATCGACATCATGTTGCTCGGCCACTGGATCGAAATGAAGTCCGTCATGGGAGCGGGCAAAGCGCTGGACCAACTCGCCGCGCTCATGCCGGATACGGCTCATCGTTTGAAAGAAGACGGCGAGGTCGAAGACGTGCCGGTGTCCGAACTGAAAAGCCGTGATCGCCTGCTGATCAAGCCGGGTGAAAAGGTGCCTGCGGACGCTGTAATCGTCAAGGGCCAGACTTCCGTCAATGAATCCATGCTGACCGGTGAATCCAAGCCCATTGAAAAGACCGAAGGCGACACCGTAATCGGCGGCTCCATCAACGGCGAGGGTTCTCTTACCATTGAGGTCAAACATACTGAGGAAGAAAGTTTTTTGTCGGGGGTCATCAAACTGGTGCAGGACGCCCAGGCCAGCAAATCCAAAACCCAGAATCTCGCCAACCGGGCGGCCTTCTGGCTCACGGTCATCGCACTGGGCTTGGGTGCAGTGACCCTGTTCGTCTGGCTTGGTTTGACCGAAAAGGATTTTGCATTCGCCATGGAACGGACGGTCACGGTCATGGTGATCACCTGTCCGCATGCGTTGGGACTGGCCGTGCCGCTGGTGGTGGCGGTATCCACCGCCATTGCCGCCCGCAACGGGTTGTTGATCCGTAACCGCACCGCGTTCGAGGAAGCCCGCAACACCCAGGCCATCGTTTTCGATAAAACCGGAACGCTGACCCAAGGCGAGTTTGGAATCACCGACGTGCTGGTGTTCGACAACGATATAAAAGAAAACGAACTCGTTTCCTATGCCGCATCTATCGAACAGCATTCGGAGCATGCCATCGCCAAGGGCGTTGTGAAAGATTCCAAAGAAAAACGGGATGTGGACGATTTCAAAGCCATCCCCGGCAAGGGGGCACAAGGCACGGTGCAAGGCAAAAGCATCAAGGTCGTCAGCCCCGGTTATTTGCGGGAAAAGAAAATAAATATCAAAGAGCACGATGCCCGTATTCAGGAGCTGGGCAACCAAGGCAAAACGGTGGTGTTCGTGTTGATCGACGACCGTCTGAAGGGCGCCATAGCCTTGGCGGACATCATCCGTCCGGAATCGAAAGAGGCGGTCGCACAACTTAAAAAAATGGGAATCCGTTGTATTATGTTGACCGGCGACAAAAAGGAAGTCGCCGAATACGTGGCGCGTGAAATTGGTTTGGATGAAGTCATCGCCGAGGTTCTGCCGGACCAGAAAGCGTCAACTATCAAGGGAATTCAAAACCGGGGCCTGATCACTGCCATGACTGGAGATGGGGTGAACGACGCTCCCGCCCTTGCTCAGGCCGATGTCGGCATCGCCGTCGGTGCCGGAACGGATGTGGCGATCGAAACCGCCGATATCATTCTGGTTAAAAGCAACCCGAACGATGTAGCGTCCATCATTGGACTGGCCAAAACTACTTATAACAAGATGATCCAGAATCTGATCTGGGCAACCGGGTACAACATTGTTGCCATCCCCGCTGCGGCGGGCGTACTTTATCCTTTTGGGATCGTGCTCAGCCCGGCAGTCGGCGCCATATTCATGTCGGCCAGCACGGTGATCTGCGCCCTCAATGCGAAAATGCTAAAAATTTAG
- a CDS encoding cyclase family protein, with protein sequence MNRLRLDILRSLTLAVLLLLAACSDRVVFTAPEPRLVDLTHPFDETTIYWPTSKPFALSEVHKGLVNESYWYEANNFEAAEHGGTHMDAPVHFAKGRWTVDAIPLDRLIAPGVMVDLSARVNGNADYLISSEDLMQWEAEHGRIEAGSIVLVRTGWERFWPDKKRYLGTDQPGDTANLHFPGYSEGAARFLTKERNVAAVGLDTASLDFGQSHEFKAHRVFGAANVAGFENLARLGTLPARGFRVIALPMKIGDGSGAPLRIVAEIP encoded by the coding sequence ATGAACCGGTTACGGCTTGATATACTGCGAAGCCTTACTTTAGCGGTGTTGCTTCTGCTCGCCGCCTGCTCCGATCGTGTAGTGTTTACCGCGCCGGAGCCGCGGCTGGTGGACCTGACGCATCCGTTCGACGAGACCACGATCTACTGGCCCACCAGCAAGCCCTTCGCCCTGTCCGAAGTGCACAAGGGGCTGGTGAACGAAAGCTACTGGTACGAGGCCAACAATTTTGAAGCGGCGGAACACGGCGGCACCCACATGGATGCACCGGTGCACTTCGCCAAGGGACGCTGGACAGTGGACGCCATCCCGCTCGACCGGCTGATCGCCCCCGGCGTGATGGTGGACCTGAGCGCACGCGTCAACGGCAATGCGGATTACCTGATCTCAAGCGAAGATTTGATGCAGTGGGAGGCGGAACACGGACGCATCGAGGCCGGGTCCATCGTCCTCGTGCGCACCGGATGGGAACGCTTCTGGCCGGATAAAAAACGGTATCTCGGCACCGACCAGCCTGGCGACACGGCAAACCTGCACTTTCCCGGTTACAGCGAGGGTGCCGCGCGGTTTTTGACCAAAGAAAGGAACGTGGCGGCGGTGGGACTCGACACCGCGAGCCTGGATTTTGGCCAGTCGCATGAGTTCAAAGCCCACCGCGTGTTCGGCGCGGCCAACGTAGCGGGATTCGAAAACCTGGCGCGGCTGGGCACCCTGCCCGCGCGCGGATTCCGCGTGATCGCGCTTCCGATGAAGATCGGCGACGGAAGCGGCGCGCCGCTCCGCATCGTGGCGGAAATTCCGTAA